Sequence from the Castanea sativa cultivar Marrone di Chiusa Pesio chromosome 12, ASM4071231v1 genome:
atTTTACCGTCTCTTCGCAGGCCAAAGGGTATACAAGTGTGTGGACCCACATAAGACGTGACCATCCATAGACCATTAAGTTTAACCTTCATGAATGccccaacgtaccacttgcagTTGTCATCAACGCATGCAGCGCACAATTTACTTTTGGTCGACCTccggattataaaatttctattatcattTGCTGCGTATATTATCAATGCTCGCTTCACCGCCTCcttatttgcaaaagtcaaccctttatgaaaatgcatcccatcttcccaagtagaaacaaatggtatctgaagacgtgaaggatcaaccatattttcccaagtatttgcgaAAAATGAGTCGGCAGGAGGTCTGTAGGCAATGGTCGTATTTGTATCATGCTGGATGCCAATATCATCGTCtgcatcaccttcatcatggtactccatattttcctcttcaaaattgggAACGACTTCATGGTCATCCATATCGTTCTCAAAGTcacctcgctcaatcctctTTTCGTATTCATCCACGTCATCAATATTTTCACCATCATTCGCGGCATGatcttcgtcttcgtcttccTCTTCTAAATGTGTCTCTTGAGGATGGAGGGGTTCACCAGTACTAGCAACATGATCTTGAGATGGGAGCATATAACCTCCCATTGTATACCCTCTCATTGTAGTACATCCATCATCTAGGGCTGTAAATTGTAAAGCCGTAGTTGTTTGTTGCACCACTTCAGTATCAACTTCTACAAGCGGCTCCGAACTTACGTACAACTCAGCAGCATTTACTTGGGGCATTTTTTGGATCCTATTAAACatcatctttacatgtttgtcttctttgatcGTCATATACCCGTAATTTATTCGTTCATGAAGGACTTCTTGTGGGTAACGATAAATAATCTTGATGTCATACCAAGCAGGGTTCAAATTCAATGAGTGcattattttcctcttcaaatcaTCCAACGTCTTCAACTTACGACGTATCATCATGTAGTAGCATTCAATACCCGGCCCTCTAAATGGGAATCCGTCAATCTCTCCAAGATTGTCAAGGGGTCCACCATAATATACATTTATATCAATATTCTTCagagattgtgaacctattagagAGTAAAGTAtaatatgttagtgacatattttatctcttttatttaacatCAATTACAAAACCTTGAATATCtactcaaagtacaaaaattacagCTTCTCACCCCACAATTGCATATACTCACCccacatcacatacaaacacactcaatcattatcatttcgtactcaaacaaataaaaaaactaaggaCAAAACTCACCCCCATTACAAAATTTCGACTcagttctaacaaaaatataaataaaaatatcaaaccaaacaacaaaagtcATGAGCATGTGCAAATGAATGAGTGTAATTTGATCATGAGCAATCAAAATTAGACATATCatctaatttcaaaatcaaggcATTAATATACAGTTAAATATACCAGATGTGATATACAAACtgaaatttaatacaaattatgGAGAAAATGAAGCAGATAAATTCACCGAAAGCTAGCAAAAAGACTTCCTagatcataaaaaatatatatatatatatatatatatatctttctcctcactttctaaaaatatatatatatatatatatgtatataaatatatataaatataaatatatgtatataaatatatatatatatatatataaatatatatatatatatatatgtatataaatatatatatatatatatatatgtatataaatatttgCTTTTCTGTacagttcttttttttaagattcctgatgctttcttgttttgaagATTCACGAGATTACTTATTCAAACATGCTTTCTCTGCCCAAAGCATGACTTAGACCATGCTTTCTCTGCCCAAAAATTCACGTGCTACTGACTTAGAAGCATGACTTAGACCATGCTTTTTCTGCCTAAAAATTCACATGCTACTAACTTAGACATGCCTTCTCTGCCTAAAGATTCACGAAATATCCTTCAGCCAACACATGGAAGTGACAGATGGGACTTAGGCATGGGAAGACCCCActcaaaaatcgagtttctgaGACTCGGTTTCCATTTAGTAAACCGAGTCTCAAAAACTCGAGATCAAAGTGGCGTCCTACGTGGACTTCaccataaaaatcgagtctctaatgCTCggtataaaactcgagtcttagagactcgatttccaggtggaggCCACGTGGCAAAGAGGCCACATCAACCTATAAAAACCGAGCCTCAAAGAGTCGATTTTTACGCCCAAAATCGAGCCTCTGAGACTCGAGATGTTATTATGTTATATAGTTTCGGAACCGGGcctgctaactatatagttggGAACTGAGggttattttactattttctccctTTTTAAAGCTTTGGCTTGAAACCGCAAGAACTACAAGAACCGTCTACGGTTTTCAAAACCGGGTGGTTCAACTGCGGTTTATACAGTTCACTGACTTTTTAACATAGGACGGTTTTGAGTGTTAAAAGAAACGTCTTAGCgaatggtttttggttaatagGATCAGACTGTACAGTCCGGTCTGGATTTTAAAACCATGGAAAAAACTACGAAATAGATTGGAAAAAACTATCAAGGTGTTGAGAAATATTATCATAAACAAATGATAGGAACAAAGAAAgtttgagagaaaaataaacactaaaaacaCTTGAGGGAATACTAAATATTTGCAAGTGATAATGAGAAGGAAATTTCACTAATAAAACGTAGATGTTACTAAAATAATTCTCACAAAttccaaaccaaaattaaaaattaaaaactctcTGTAACAAATTgaaaagaacaaattttttattattactcttGTATAATTTGCAGCACAAAACACCATTAGACAAAGACACacaaattgatatatatttttcaaagtcAGCTAGTGGTCTTTTTAACtccaatcaaatttgacaaGGTATAACCGTATAGGTCGGCCAAAGGTGTTAAAACAAAGGCTAGAATCTTCCTGCCATGCCCGGAACCAGCTTATAAGAGTAATTTAATTAAAGCCACGTTACAATGACAAGTACCTTTGTCTACGTCTTTCAAGAGTTTTGTATTAAATTTCTACAATTTACTTTTGAAGGATCTGTTTCAAAAAGTGGTATTGTGaacaaggaagtcaataccgtattAGAGACTGTACcagtttggccaccggtacaatatatttcggataccgatTAATATCGGTGTACCATTTCGGATTTactgctattttatatatatatatatatatatatatatatatacaccaaaatatctagaaccatgtttataagcatataatatttcacttatattatagtaaatataaaagtttatcataaaacattacctcaattcagaacaaattattcatagttttagattttagtatcaattaaaaagaaaaaaaaaacataatataaaaaatagaaagcttagttgttcattgcatactaagaaaacaaatattactaataatttaatgtaaataagttaccattatacccttacaaaaattcaaaaattacaaaactaaaaatttaaaaaaaaaagtttttttttctgtaccggccggtattgcctgAAATtagccggtatggccggtacagccggtatttttttcggtataaaatagaagtgtaccgaTACTGGTGCACtgaccggtacggccggtaccaaTACGGTATCGACCACTCTAATCGTGAAACAATGAGAACCTAGAAATGGGTCAGGAATCATTTGCATGGGTACTAATCTTGATAGTTAGTAGTTAGTAGAATTTATGTTTGAGAgtgacaaaagaaaaattatctgcCAACCAAAAGGCAAGACTAGTAGGTTAGTTGTGTGTGACAAGACGTGTACACAGTTTTGTCAAAGTTGAACACTAACATCAATTTATAAAGAGCATAAATAAGAATCAACATTGGGCAATACCAGACCGCGATGACATCATAGCATATGTTTATCACAGTTAACACCATTAGTTGTGGTACAATCAAGTGAGAGATGTTActgtataataataatgatgggTGATTACACTATAACACAGGGCACTTTTACCACATATTATTGACAGGTTATGTTTCTTAGATAAGATGCATTTTTAAGAGAAGAAACATAGTTATTACCGACAGCCATTAGGAGTCTATAAATGCTTGGACTCCTTAGTGCTTACACATTGTCAACATTAGATTTATTTTCTCTTAGTCAGTATTGGTGATTCCACACTTCTTGATCCAACACCAACGTGATTTGAACATATATAATGATGCAGAAAACTAGAAACTAAAACAAGGGACAGAAAATTTGACGGACCATACGAAGGAAGTTGACAATTGAGATGAATAATTGTGTAACTAGGAagacaaaagagaagaaaattaagAAGAACGAGTCactaaagtaattttttttaaaacggaAAAGAACAAGGAGATATATCCGCGATAATGATGATGTGCCCATCTCATTAAAATAGTTGGTTCTATTGTCATATATAGTTCAACCTTATTAAAAtataccaattaaaaaaaaaaaccttataaaaatatattttaccaaaaaaaacattataaaaatatacacTCAATTTTTGTGTGTTGTGGACTTGGGTCATCAAGCCGATTCTACATTAATTCTATTTATGCTCTATAAttgctctctcttttcttaATCTTAATAATCTCAACAGCAATTCTAGGAGTTTCTTGATCAGTCATTTGATGGAAATTAAAGATGGAGTGAAAGCATTCTATCATATCCAAAtccatataaattttaaaaagaataaaagggaATATATAGTAGGAAGGTAATGTTAcagatatattaaaaaaatcattcagAAATGAAAAGAGGTTCCTAAATACTAGTAAATAGTGACAGGGACAAgcattatgattattattttaactttcCGAAAGCTTTTCTAACTTGCACAAACAACCAATAATATCCCAAGAATCGACCACAATATTGCTTTAGTAGGACGACAAACAATCACCTAACAGAAAGAAGCCCCAACCCCCAAGGGAATCTTGAATTGTTGTTAGCCACATTTGTACCTAAGTCGTGGATAGCTCTTGTTAGATATATCAAAACTACGCCGCACgtgacaaaatttagttatagtattttaaatgttatttttttggttttatttttaaaattcaactaTTTgactatttaactaaaaaataaaacttaattaTAGTATTTTAAATGTTActttttaggttttatttttaaaattcagctATTGGACTATTCAACTactcaaatatttaaataaaagaggtgctacgtccacaacattttcacaacaaatcgtAGAtgattagttattattggttcaaatttgaacctaacactaaaattacttttttgccccaacaataacaaccagtaacaacctattacttaaaatttattgtaaaaatattataaaaatgttatgaatatatcatttctctttaaatataaattacCTTTAAAATTCATATCTCCTCAATAAATATCTTTATTCTTGACCGGTCTTTTGCTTCCTTTTCCACCcctacttatttatttattatcatacATAGAGATAAGGCAAAGTGAGAAACACAATCACACTACAATCATGGAACTGGAAGCTCAAGGAAACCCCGCCATGAATAAAGTTCTTCTCATACTAAGCTGCATCCTATTATCTATAGGCAATTGTGGCGGCCCTCTAATAATGCGACTTTACTTCATCCATGGCGGAAAAAGAGTTTGGTTCTCAAGTTGGCTTGAAACTGGTGGCTGGCCTATCATTCTCTTCCCTCTCATAATCACATACCTAAACCGCCGAGCCAAACAAGGCACAAGCACCAAGCCCTTCTTCATGAAACGACCTTTGTTCATTGCCTCCGCAGTTATAGGAATCCTCACAGGCCTTGATGACTATCTCTACGCCTATGGCGTGGCTCGCCTTCCTGTCTCAACTTCTTCTTTAATCATTGCCTCACAGCTTGCTTTCACTGCTGCCTTTGCCTTCCTTTTAGTGAAGCAAAAGTTCACTTCCTATTCCATCAACGCAGTGGTTTTACTCACCATTGGAGCTGGTGTTTTGGCTTTACATACGAGCAATGATCGTCCTAGTGGTGAATCTAGTAAGGAGTACTTTGCTGGGTTCTTCATGACACTAGGTGCTTCAGCACTATATGGGTTTGTGTTGCCCTTGGTGGAATTAACCTACAAGAAGGCCAAGCAGGCCATCACTTATTCATTGGTGATGGAGATTCAGATGGTGATGAGTTTGTTTGCAACTCTTTTTTGCACCATAGGGATGCTGATTAACAAAGACTTCCAGGTACGTGATATGCTTATAgttaaataattgaatttacattttttaatagtttaacaTTTAGTTTAAAGTTTTAGAATAACTGATAATTTATAATAGGATTAACTCAAGTTTTATAGGCTCAAATCTCAACATTTTATATCTTTATatctttatattatatattaaagaataagTACAACTATACCagattaattttattatctatttgaaAACTGaactcaatttaaaattttttaaaatattattagatgtagtataatatattaagttttttttaatgagaatataatatattaagttttaagtaaaaagttatataaaaatctattttaaagAGTATAAACCATAAGTTTTACGCCTgtgaaatttaaattcttttggTATATGTTAATGTCTCTGCCAGTCCATCTTTGGCCTCTCTCTTTCTTCGCTGGCCTAATTATTTTCGTTGACCAATATATTTTTGAGAATAGgacaagggtttttttttttttttcttcttttcttagaGTATAGGAGAAgtttaattttctatatttttaacgTTGGATTATGTCAGAACTTTCTTTGGCATAATAATTAAGTATTCGTCAGACTTcagccaaatatatatataattaagtaGTCATTTCacgttaatatatatatatatatatatatatatatatatatatatatatatatccatcaaagaaataaattaaataataataacagaaATTGTCTAatacctttttaaaaaaaaacaaaaattgttttataCGCTTGTCATGGCTTCAAAGcagttaacttttttttaaatgacaataatatttcaatttactaTTATATACCCTgagtaaaatcattaaaattttgttttttttttctacacaaACTCCTACCACTACTTTTTGACTTTTTCCAACACTAAAACATTCTTGAAATTATGTGCTTTACATGTCTTTAGAGGCATTCGGGTCAGAAATGTTTATATCACATCAATTTAATGAGTTCCCCAAAAGTCGAAATCATCTCCGCACCCCCAAAGGTTGGAAAGTCTAAAGTGGAATAATGCTTGTaccaaaataaaacccaaacaaaGTGCCAAAATAAAGCCCAAACAGAATTTAGGTACGGTTCTTTAAACTCTATTATGTAGTTTTTTTCCTTATAAgatgaaaatgtatttttagttaagtacAACTACATGATTGAATCTTAAAAGAGAAATTTAATGAATATTATTCACATattgtacttaaattttgtccataGAACCCATAGTTTTTGTTACAACTTGTCTATGTGGTGAATTGTAAGTAGTTTATTAAAAGTGGTTAATATACAACTCCATTACTCACAACTTGC
This genomic interval carries:
- the LOC142620242 gene encoding uncharacterized protein LOC142620242; translation: MWGEYMQLWGSQSLKNIDINVYYGGPLDNLGEIDGFPFRGPGIECYYMMIRRKLKTLDDLKRKIMHSLNLNPAWYDIKIIYRYPQEVLHERINYGYMTIKEDKHVKMMFNRIQKMPQVNAAELYVSSEPLVEVDTEVVQQTTTALQFTALDDGCTTMRGYTMGGYMLPSQDHVASTGEPLHPQETHLEEEDEDEDHAANDGENIDDVDEYEKRIERGDFENDMDDHEVVPNFEEENMEYHDEGDADDDIGIQHDTNTTIAYRPPADSFFANTWENMEAVKRALIIYAANDNRNFIIRRSTKSKLCAACVDDNCKWYVGAFMKVKLNGLWMVTSYVGPHTCIPFGLRRDGKMMDSNFVASEIVGKLRQNHTARIQDLWDIIHTKYKHELSYYKDSGTQYNYHTIPRPYENSALLRYVYWAFAPCIAAFQYCRPVISIDGTHLYEASWGWFLECLRGSIEHVTPANGICIISDRHQGIKNAIRQWPRGRDGIEQVYHRYCLRHVASNFNRRFDDLILKALALKAGYATQEAKFESIMQIIKEAEINLLRGVDPTNRHVARCMPYTYLTSEDLDKWT
- the LOC142619126 gene encoding purine permease 1-like — translated: MELEAQGNPAMNKVLLILSCILLSIGNCGGPLIMRLYFIHGGKRVWFSSWLETGGWPIILFPLIITYLNRRAKQGTSTKPFFMKRPLFIASAVIGILTGLDDYLYAYGVARLPVSTSSLIIASQLAFTAAFAFLLVKQKFTSYSINAVVLLTIGAGVLALHTSNDRPSGESSKEYFAGFFMTLGASALYGFVLPLVELTYKKAKQAITYSLVMEIQMVMSLFATLFCTIGMLINKDFQAIPREARAFELGETKYYVVVVWSAIIWQCFFMGAVGIIFCASSLLSGIVIAVLLPVTEILAVIFFREKFQAEKGVALALSLWGFVSYFYGEIKDDRKKKQTLVDTQLPQDIPKP